In one Dermacentor variabilis isolate Ectoservices chromosome 4, ASM5094787v1, whole genome shotgun sequence genomic region, the following are encoded:
- the LOC142579807 gene encoding uncharacterized protein LOC142579807, giving the protein MTRISVSNLFFGCVVVSYSLGLTCDRASTSDAMAHTLVPCVPPKPRSALAYTFTYMQWQALPCVPKTMPTPSHSSSLIQTPQAKRPWRQMQAASTPRTATLTGGVSP; this is encoded by the exons gcgaatttcggtttcgaatctgttttttggatgcgtagtagtttcgtacagtttaggtttgacatgcgatcgcgcgtcgacatcggacgctatggcacacacactcgtgccttgtgtgccaccgaagccccgaagtgctctggcatataccttcacat atatgcaatggcaagcccttccgtgtgttccaaag acaatgcctacgcctagtcacagcagctccctcatacagactccgcaagccaagaggccgtggaggcaaatgcag gcagccagcacacctcgaacagccaccttgactggcggtgtgtcaccctag